In the genome of Burkholderia diffusa, one region contains:
- a CDS encoding DHA2 family efflux MFS transporter permease subunit: protein MTTAFSGDPASQPTKQRVFAFALMCVGFFMATLDIQIVASSLRDIGGGLSASQDELSWVQTAYLIAEIIVIPMSGWLSKVMSTRWLFVASAVGFTITSMLCGLAWDINSMILFRGLQGALGAAMIPTVFTTAFVLFPGKQRLIASTTIGALASLAPAIGPVIGGWITDQWSWHWLFYLNLVPGIVVAALVPRYVHIDEPDLSLVKRGDYLGIALMSGFLGCLEYVLEEGPRKNWFSDDAIIICAWISGICGFLFIVHALTAKDPIVDLRALAVRNFGIGSLLSFVTGIGIFVTVFLTPLFLAQVRAFSSLQIGIALLSVGAFQLLALCAYAFAARYVSMRALLVFGLVCFGLGCYLYTPITHEWGWRELLLPQALRGIGQQFSVPPIVTMALGSLPQSRLKSASGLFNLMRNLGGAIGIAVSATMLNDRLNFHYLRLNEHVSAGEPRVASLLDRQAAYWTSVAGNTLDTAQAGLANLHRLIYREALTLTYADAYYALSLCFVVALLAVAFSRPITLNAPPPDAH, encoded by the coding sequence ATGACCACCGCGTTTTCCGGCGACCCCGCGTCGCAACCGACGAAGCAGCGCGTCTTCGCGTTCGCGCTGATGTGCGTAGGCTTCTTCATGGCGACGCTCGACATCCAGATCGTCGCGTCGTCGCTGCGCGACATCGGCGGCGGCCTGTCCGCTAGCCAGGACGAGTTGTCCTGGGTGCAGACGGCCTACCTGATCGCCGAGATCATCGTGATCCCGATGTCGGGCTGGCTGTCGAAGGTGATGTCGACGCGCTGGCTGTTCGTCGCGTCGGCCGTCGGCTTCACGATCACCAGCATGCTGTGCGGGCTCGCGTGGGACATCAATTCGATGATCCTGTTCCGCGGCCTGCAGGGCGCGCTCGGCGCCGCGATGATCCCGACCGTGTTCACGACCGCATTCGTGCTGTTTCCGGGCAAGCAACGGCTGATCGCGTCGACGACGATCGGCGCGCTCGCGTCGCTCGCGCCGGCTATCGGGCCGGTGATCGGCGGCTGGATCACCGACCAATGGTCGTGGCACTGGTTGTTCTACCTGAACCTCGTGCCGGGCATCGTGGTAGCCGCGCTGGTGCCGCGCTACGTGCACATCGACGAACCGGACCTGAGCCTCGTCAAACGCGGCGACTATCTCGGCATCGCGCTGATGTCGGGCTTCCTCGGCTGCCTCGAATACGTACTGGAGGAAGGCCCGCGCAAGAACTGGTTCAGCGACGACGCGATCATCATCTGTGCGTGGATCTCCGGCATCTGCGGCTTCCTGTTCATCGTGCATGCGCTGACCGCGAAAGACCCGATCGTCGACCTGCGCGCGCTCGCGGTGCGCAATTTCGGGATCGGCAGCCTGCTGTCGTTCGTGACGGGCATCGGGATCTTCGTGACGGTGTTCCTGACACCGCTGTTCCTCGCGCAGGTGCGTGCGTTCAGCTCGCTGCAGATCGGCATCGCGCTGCTGTCGGTCGGCGCGTTCCAGCTGCTCGCGCTCTGCGCGTATGCGTTCGCCGCGCGCTACGTCAGCATGCGCGCGCTGCTCGTATTCGGGCTCGTCTGCTTCGGCCTCGGCTGCTACCTGTACACGCCGATCACGCACGAATGGGGCTGGCGCGAACTGCTGCTGCCGCAGGCGCTGCGCGGCATCGGCCAGCAGTTCAGCGTGCCGCCGATCGTCACGATGGCACTGGGCTCGCTGCCTCAGTCGCGGCTGAAGTCGGCGAGCGGCCTGTTCAACCTGATGCGCAACCTCGGCGGCGCGATCGGCATCGCGGTGAGCGCGACGATGCTCAACGACCGGCTGAACTTCCACTACCTGCGCCTGAACGAACACGTGAGCGCCGGCGAGCCGCGGGTCGCGTCGCTGCTCGACCGCCAGGCCGCGTACTGGACCTCGGTGGCCGGCAACACGCTGGATACCGCGCAGGCCGGCCTCGCCAACCTCCACCGCCTGATCTATCGCGAAGCGCTGACGCTCACCTACGCGGATGCGTACTACGCGCTGTCGCTGTGCTTCGTGGTCGCGCTGCTTGCCGTCGCGTTTTCCCGTCCCATCACCCTGAACGCGCCGCCGCCGGACGCGCATTGA
- a CDS encoding HlyD family secretion protein has product METTQTAASREAATTDRPAAQQRRVPWMRIAVAAVVVVVAAAALDWLLVLRFQESTDDAYVGGDVTVLAPKVNGFVDRILVTDNQRVKAGDVLVQLDARDYDAKLAQASAEVDSARAAVAELAAKQQLQYAVIGQHAADRNASSAELTRASSDRVRYRELVKSDAVSNQIAERADADYSKADAAVARSDAALLASKRQLDVLGAQLADARARVNTALAAQRVAALNVEYTTIRSPVDGYVGNRTGRVGMLANVGVPLLTVVPVSGLWIDANFKEDQLRKMRAGDRVDVALDASNARLHGRVDSLAPATGATFSVLPPENATGNFTKIVQRVPVRVHLDPQPGIEQVLRPGLSAVVTVHTDHAN; this is encoded by the coding sequence ATGGAAACGACCCAAACCGCTGCCTCGCGTGAGGCAGCCACGACAGACCGGCCGGCGGCGCAGCAACGCCGCGTGCCCTGGATGCGGATCGCGGTGGCCGCCGTCGTCGTCGTGGTCGCGGCCGCGGCGCTCGACTGGCTGCTCGTGCTGCGCTTCCAGGAAAGCACCGACGATGCATATGTCGGCGGCGACGTCACGGTGCTCGCGCCGAAGGTGAACGGCTTCGTCGACAGGATTCTCGTGACCGACAACCAGCGCGTGAAGGCCGGCGACGTGCTCGTGCAGCTCGATGCGCGCGACTACGATGCGAAGCTCGCACAGGCGAGCGCCGAAGTCGACAGCGCGCGCGCCGCAGTGGCCGAACTCGCAGCGAAGCAGCAACTCCAATACGCGGTGATCGGTCAGCATGCCGCGGACAGGAATGCATCGTCGGCCGAGCTCACGCGCGCGTCGTCCGACCGCGTGCGCTACCGCGAGCTGGTGAAATCCGATGCGGTATCGAACCAGATCGCCGAACGCGCGGACGCCGATTATTCGAAGGCCGATGCGGCCGTCGCACGCAGCGACGCCGCGCTGCTCGCATCGAAGCGGCAGCTCGACGTGCTCGGCGCGCAGCTCGCCGACGCGCGCGCCCGGGTGAACACGGCACTCGCCGCGCAACGCGTCGCGGCGCTCAACGTCGAGTACACGACGATCCGCTCGCCGGTCGACGGTTACGTCGGCAACCGCACGGGCCGCGTCGGGATGCTCGCGAACGTCGGCGTGCCGCTGCTGACGGTGGTGCCCGTGTCCGGGCTGTGGATCGACGCGAACTTCAAGGAAGACCAGCTGCGCAAGATGCGCGCGGGCGATCGCGTCGACGTCGCGCTCGACGCGTCGAACGCGCGCCTGCACGGCCGCGTCGACAGCCTGGCGCCCGCGACCGGTGCGACCTTCAGCGTGCTGCCGCCCGAGAACGCAACCGGCAACTTCACGAAGATCGTCCAGCGCGTGCCGGTGCGCGTGCATCTCGATCCGCAGCCGGGCATCGAGCAGGTGCTGCGCCCGGGTCTCTCCGCGGTCGTGACCGTGCATACCGACCACGCGAACTGA
- a CDS encoding MarR family winged helix-turn-helix transcriptional regulator, translating into MHKTTLTDDDCFAVRQAARRISQFYERYLSRAGVTPSQYSILALLQERPGLTMATLSAVLVIERTALLRTLKPLVGAALVAGRIEPRCRHQTFALTVEGETKIADAHVHWLAAQEAFERRFGSVQAARLRDELFRITDNLPER; encoded by the coding sequence ATGCACAAGACCACGCTTACCGATGACGATTGTTTCGCGGTCCGGCAAGCCGCACGGCGGATCTCGCAGTTCTACGAGCGCTATCTGTCGCGGGCGGGCGTCACGCCGTCGCAGTACAGCATCCTCGCGCTGTTGCAGGAGCGTCCGGGCCTGACGATGGCGACGCTGTCCGCGGTGCTGGTGATCGAGCGCACCGCGCTGTTGCGCACGCTCAAGCCGCTGGTCGGCGCGGCGCTGGTTGCGGGCCGGATCGAGCCGCGTTGCCGCCACCAGACGTTCGCGCTGACCGTGGAGGGCGAAACGAAGATCGCCGACGCGCATGTGCACTGGCTAGCCGCGCAGGAAGCGTTCGAGCGGCGGTTCGGGTCGGTGCAGGCCGCCCGCCTCAGAGACGAATTGTTCCGGATTACTGACAACCTTCCGGAACGTTAG
- a CDS encoding LysR family transcriptional regulator, producing MDYIDKLRIFRSVVEMRSFTRAADMHGLARPVVSRAVADLEARFGSRLLHRTTRQVSLTETAERIYERCTAVLDELDSLEAQAQSHTREPEGLLRLVAHTTAALNRLVPLIAGFKAAYPKVRLDVTLTERPVDLVGEGYDIGIIVPYMLTSETTVVRLIERIPVVIVATPAYLRAHPRPETPADLAGHPFVPMSPSLRRPALSFRVDGDTLTVPLTFDISSNSPVFNREMVMHDFGIGVVPRTLVEAELASGALVQLLDGADLVDAFVEIKLAYANRALLPAKVKAFIDYTAAYADREGGIVPAAA from the coding sequence ATGGACTACATCGACAAGCTGCGGATCTTCCGGTCGGTGGTGGAAATGCGCAGCTTCACGCGCGCCGCCGACATGCACGGCCTCGCGCGGCCGGTCGTGTCGCGGGCGGTCGCGGATCTGGAGGCGCGCTTCGGCAGTCGCCTGCTGCACCGGACCACGCGCCAGGTCTCGCTGACCGAAACCGCCGAGCGCATCTACGAGCGCTGCACGGCCGTGCTCGACGAACTCGACTCGCTTGAAGCGCAGGCGCAGTCGCACACGCGCGAGCCCGAGGGGCTGCTGCGCCTCGTCGCGCACACGACGGCCGCGCTGAACCGGCTGGTGCCGCTGATCGCCGGATTCAAGGCCGCGTATCCGAAGGTGCGCCTCGACGTCACGCTGACCGAGCGCCCGGTCGACCTCGTCGGCGAAGGCTACGACATCGGCATCATCGTGCCGTACATGCTGACGAGCGAGACGACCGTCGTGCGGCTGATCGAACGCATTCCGGTGGTGATCGTCGCGACGCCCGCGTATTTGCGCGCGCATCCGCGTCCCGAAACGCCGGCCGACCTCGCCGGTCATCCGTTCGTGCCTATGTCGCCGTCGCTGCGCCGGCCCGCGCTGTCGTTCCGCGTCGACGGCGACACACTGACCGTGCCGTTGACCTTCGACATCTCGTCGAACAGCCCCGTCTTCAACCGCGAAATGGTGATGCACGACTTCGGCATCGGTGTCGTGCCGAGGACGCTCGTCGAAGCCGAGCTCGCGTCGGGCGCGCTCGTGCAGTTGCTCGACGGCGCCGACCTCGTCGACGCGTTCGTGGAGATCAAGCTCGCTTACGCGAACCGCGCGCTACTGCCGGCGAAGGTCAAGGCGTTCATCGACTACACGGCCGCATACGCCGACCGCGAAGGCGGGATTGTTCCGGCCGCTGCGTGA
- a CDS encoding MarR family winged helix-turn-helix transcriptional regulator, protein MNDIQIAQACNCLALRQAARFVTQLYERHLAPVGVTPAQFSIMANLSHRPGLLMSELADTLVMDRTTLLRALKPLQRDGFVAATASEHDARAHALSLTKLGERTYAQAKVAWQAAQDEFETQFGRGRAKALRDELFSLTAQR, encoded by the coding sequence ATGAACGATATCCAGATAGCCCAGGCCTGCAATTGCCTCGCGCTGCGGCAGGCAGCGCGTTTCGTCACGCAACTTTACGAGCGGCATCTGGCCCCGGTCGGTGTCACGCCCGCGCAGTTCTCGATCATGGCGAACCTGTCGCACCGGCCCGGCCTGCTGATGAGCGAACTCGCCGACACGCTGGTGATGGATCGCACGACGCTGTTGCGCGCGCTGAAGCCGCTGCAGCGCGACGGGTTCGTCGCCGCGACCGCGTCCGAGCATGACGCGCGTGCCCATGCGCTCAGCCTGACGAAGCTCGGCGAGCGCACCTACGCGCAGGCAAAAGTCGCGTGGCAGGCCGCGCAGGACGAGTTCGAGACGCAATTCGGCCGCGGCCGCGCCAAGGCGCTGCGCGATGAGCTGTTCAGCCTGACGGCGCAGCGATAG
- a CDS encoding aconitase X, protein MLQLSERDDAMLRGAFGDGVARAMRIVARTAEVMSAPHLIDITSAHIDGCLYHGQTSLDFVEYFVDTGARVAVPTTLNVGSLDLIHPELYHGDRTIQRDAQRLMDAHLQLGCESSFTCAPYQLKNRPRLGEQIAWAESNAIVFANSVLGARTSRYGDFLDLAAAITGRAPYAGLHVESNRAARIVFNAPAFGSRPSRDIYFAALGLLIGRIAGATVPAIVGLPADTTEDELKALGAAAASSGAVALFHAVGVTPEAPTLDAALHGQAAQRTVDVAMADLDEIRRTLNHGAAGDALVAVALGTPHFSLAEFRTLDALLDQFDGKPKCDFYVNTSRFILWELGELGLARKFGARGIQIVVDTCTYITPVMKQLSGLVMTNSGKWASYAPANIGVTVAYGSMRECVRSAFEGKVRFDD, encoded by the coding sequence ATGCTGCAGTTGAGCGAGCGCGACGACGCGATGTTGCGCGGCGCATTCGGCGACGGCGTCGCGCGCGCGATGCGGATCGTCGCGCGCACGGCCGAAGTCATGTCGGCGCCCCACCTGATCGACATCACGTCCGCGCACATCGACGGCTGTCTTTACCACGGCCAGACGAGCCTCGACTTCGTCGAATATTTCGTCGACACCGGCGCGCGGGTTGCCGTGCCGACCACGCTGAACGTCGGGTCGCTCGACCTGATCCATCCCGAGCTGTATCACGGCGATCGCACGATCCAGCGCGACGCGCAGCGTCTGATGGACGCGCACCTGCAGCTCGGCTGCGAGTCGAGCTTCACGTGCGCGCCATATCAGCTGAAGAATCGTCCGCGCCTGGGCGAGCAGATCGCATGGGCCGAATCCAATGCGATCGTGTTCGCCAACTCGGTGCTCGGCGCGCGCACGAGCCGCTACGGCGATTTTCTCGATCTGGCCGCCGCGATCACCGGACGCGCGCCGTATGCGGGGCTGCACGTCGAATCGAATCGCGCGGCGCGGATCGTGTTCAACGCGCCGGCCTTCGGCAGCCGGCCGTCGCGCGACATCTATTTCGCGGCGCTCGGATTGCTGATTGGCCGGATCGCCGGCGCGACGGTGCCGGCGATCGTCGGGCTGCCGGCGGACACCACCGAAGACGAACTGAAGGCGCTCGGCGCGGCCGCCGCATCGAGCGGGGCCGTCGCGCTGTTCCATGCGGTGGGCGTCACACCCGAGGCGCCGACGCTCGACGCCGCGTTGCACGGGCAGGCGGCGCAGCGAACGGTCGACGTCGCGATGGCGGATCTCGACGAGATCCGCCGCACGCTGAACCACGGTGCGGCCGGCGATGCGCTCGTCGCGGTCGCGCTCGGCACGCCGCATTTCTCGCTGGCCGAATTCCGCACGCTCGACGCACTGCTCGATCAGTTCGACGGCAAGCCGAAGTGCGATTTCTACGTGAACACGAGCCGCTTCATCCTGTGGGAACTGGGTGAGCTCGGGCTTGCCCGCAAGTTCGGCGCGCGCGGCATCCAGATCGTCGTCGACACCTGCACGTACATCACGCCGGTGATGAAACAGCTGTCGGGCCTGGTGATGACGAATTCGGGGAAGTGGGCATCGTACGCGCCGGCGAACATCGGCGTCACGGTGGCGTACGGCAGCATGCGCGAGTGCGTGCGTTCCGCGTTCGAAGGAAAGGTGCGATTCGATGACTGA
- a CDS encoding aconitase X swivel domain-containing protein, which translates to MTEAMARKLTGDTLVPGSACATTIVLDKPLSFWGGYDSGAGRIVDRAHPQAGASLAGRIMVMPHAKGSSSSSSVLAEVVRNGTGPVGIVLKERDLIISIGAIVAAELYAIAVPVVCVNDQVYDAIVAATGDVRIDARDGDGGARIHIGG; encoded by the coding sequence ATGACTGAAGCAATGGCTCGAAAACTGACGGGCGACACGCTCGTGCCGGGCAGCGCATGCGCGACGACGATCGTGCTCGACAAGCCGCTCAGCTTCTGGGGCGGCTACGATTCGGGCGCGGGGCGGATCGTCGACCGCGCGCATCCGCAGGCGGGCGCCAGCCTGGCCGGCCGGATCATGGTGATGCCGCACGCGAAAGGCTCGAGTTCGAGCAGCAGTGTGCTCGCGGAAGTCGTGCGCAACGGCACGGGGCCGGTCGGAATCGTGCTGAAGGAGCGCGACCTGATCATCTCGATCGGCGCGATCGTCGCCGCCGAGCTGTATGCGATCGCGGTGCCGGTGGTGTGCGTGAACGATCAGGTATACGACGCGATCGTCGCCGCGACGGGCGACGTGCGGATAGACGCACGCGACGGTGACGGCGGCGCGCGGATCCACATCGGCGGCTGA
- a CDS encoding AraC family transcriptional regulator, which translates to MLVISGQIDMTSPSRKDHLGLRRPTIPVAYTRLLLQALAARGVDPASVRAGTGLRDAVLAEPDARVAPSQWGRLVLNAIEIGGDPGIGLAFGLLLKPTVHGFLGYATLTARDIREALVVTQRYFRMRNRQYRLTYAEDEDGATLELQGVQASPVLQHHVMFEFVLTGLAQNISQWSGRASPPIALRFTWPEPDYFARYRDQLPPVEFGCAANALWIARDVLDWPLPLADEVAHRQALVQVEREYAQVRQDEGDLVERVRAELARTAGNYSSPEALADALLVSTRTLRRRLEEAGSSYRQLLDEARFRDAKQLLSASDLDLKTIAERLQFTDPANFTRAFRRWAGQTPSAYREAAAGTTHD; encoded by the coding sequence ATGCTTGTCATTTCCGGCCAAATCGACATGACTTCCCCGTCACGCAAGGACCACCTCGGGCTACGCCGGCCGACGATTCCGGTCGCCTATACGCGCCTGCTGCTGCAGGCGCTGGCCGCGCGCGGCGTCGATCCGGCCTCCGTGCGCGCGGGCACCGGGCTGCGCGATGCCGTGTTGGCCGAACCGGACGCGCGCGTCGCGCCGTCGCAATGGGGCCGGCTCGTGCTCAACGCGATCGAGATCGGCGGCGATCCGGGCATCGGGCTCGCGTTCGGGCTGCTGCTGAAGCCGACCGTGCATGGCTTCCTCGGTTATGCGACGCTGACCGCGCGGGACATCCGCGAAGCACTGGTCGTCACGCAGCGCTACTTCCGCATGCGCAACCGCCAGTATCGGCTGACCTATGCGGAAGACGAAGATGGCGCGACGCTCGAACTGCAGGGCGTACAGGCGAGCCCCGTGCTGCAGCATCACGTGATGTTCGAGTTCGTGCTGACGGGGCTCGCGCAGAACATCTCGCAGTGGTCCGGGCGCGCGTCGCCGCCGATCGCGCTGCGCTTCACATGGCCCGAGCCCGATTACTTCGCGCGCTATCGCGACCAGTTGCCGCCGGTCGAATTCGGCTGCGCGGCGAATGCGCTGTGGATCGCGCGCGACGTGCTCGACTGGCCGCTGCCGCTCGCCGACGAAGTCGCGCACCGGCAAGCGCTCGTGCAGGTCGAGCGCGAGTATGCGCAGGTGCGCCAGGATGAAGGCGATCTCGTCGAGCGCGTGCGCGCGGAACTGGCGCGGACGGCCGGCAACTATTCGAGTCCGGAGGCGCTCGCCGACGCGCTGCTCGTGTCGACGCGCACGTTGCGGCGCCGGCTCGAGGAAGCCGGGTCGAGCTACCGTCAACTGCTCGACGAAGCGCGGTTTCGCGATGCGAAGCAGTTGCTGTCGGCATCCGACCTCGACCTGAAGACGATCGCCGAGCGGTTGCAGTTCACCGACCCGGCGAATTTCACGCGCGCATTCCGGCGCTGGGCCGGGCAGACGCCGAGCGCCTACCGGGAGGCGGCAGCCGGAACGACGCACGACTAA